One Chionomys nivalis chromosome 4, mChiNiv1.1, whole genome shotgun sequence genomic region harbors:
- the LOC130873600 gene encoding olfactory receptor 24 has translation MGPQNQTSASEFILLGLSEKPEHEPVLFSLFLCMYVVTVVGNLLIILAISTDSHLHTPMYFFLANLSLVDFCLATNTVPKMLVNIQTRSKSISYPCCLTQMYFFHFFGIMDSVLIAVMAYDRFVAICHPLHYSTIMSPRLCGLLVGGPWVYSCFISLTHILLIARLVFCGNNELPHYFCDLTPLLRLSCTETTVNKIFVLIVAGMVIATPFVCILASYARIIVAIMKVPSVGGRKKAFSTCSSHLSVVVLFYGTTIGVYLCPSSVRTAVKEKASAVMYTAVTPMLNPFIYSLRNRDLKGALQKLINRKISASS, from the coding sequence ATGGGaccacaaaaccaaaccagcGCATCTGAATTCATCCTGCTGGGACTTTCAGAGAAGCCAGAACATGAACctgtcctcttttctctcttcctctgcatgtatgtggtcACAGTCGTGGGGAACTTGTTGATCATCTTGGCCATCAGCACTGACTCTCACCTCCACACTCCTATGTATTTCTTCCTGGCCAATCTCTCCTTGGTTGATTTCTGTCTAGCTACCAACACTGTCCCTAAGATGCTGGTGAACATTCAAACCAGGAGCAAGTCTATCTCTTATCCTTGCTGTCTAACTCAGATgtactttttccatttttttggcATCATGGACAGTGTCTTAATAGCGGTGATGGCTTATGACCGGTTTGTGGCCATTTGTCACCCATTACATTATTCTACTATCATGAGTCCACGCCTCTGTGGGCTGCTGGTAGGTGGCCCATGGGTGTATTCCTGCTTCATCTCCCTTACCCACATCCTCCTCATTGCCCGTCTGGTATTCTGTGGAAACAATGAGCTCCCCCATTACTTCTGTGACCTCACTCCACTTCTCCGGCTTTCATGCACAGAAACGACagtaaacaaaatatttgtgCTTATTGTGGCAGGAATGGTAATAGCCACACCTTTTGTCTGTATCCTCGCCTCCTATGCTCGAATCATTGTGGCCATCATGAAGGTCCCCTCTGtgggtgggagaaagaaagcctttTCTACCTGTAGCTCCCACCTCTCTGTAGTAGTCCTTTTCTACGGGACCACCATTGGGGTCTATCTGTGTCCCTCCTCTGTCCGCACAGCTGTGAAGGAGAAGGCTTCTGCAGTAATGTACACAGCAGTCACCCCCATGCTGAACCCCTTTATCTATAGCCTGAGGAACAGAGATCTGAAGGGAGCCCTGCAGAAGCTCATCAACCGAAAGATCAGTGCATCTTCCTGA